The sequence ACGCCAACCTCCACGCGGAAGTCGACACCGGCGGGCCGGTCGGGGGCGAGGCGTGGTAGCGCCGCGGCGACGCTCCGGCTACGTCCCGTCGCGTGGCGATGTCGTCTGGCTGGAGTTCGACCCGCAGGCCGGTGCGGAACAGTCGGGGCGCAGGCCCGCCCTCGTCGTCTCGCCGCGGGCCTACAACGGCCGCGTCGGGCTGGCGCTGTGCTGCCCGCTCACGACCCGGGTCAAGGGCTACCCCTTCGAGGTGGCGCTGCCCGCCGGCTCGCCGGCCGAGGGCGTCGTCCTGGCCGACCAGCTGAAGAGCCTCGACTGGCGGGCGCGCAGGGCGAAGAAGTTCGCCGAGGTCCCCGACGCCGTCCTGGCCGAGGTGCTGGGCAAGATCGGCACGCTGGTCGGGTGGGGGCCGGAGCGCTGACCGGCCCGCCGCTGGTTCGGATTCCGATCCGTCGCCGCGCCCGCGGCCACGACGGTCCTCCCGGCATGCTCCATGCGGGCAGACCCATCCACGAATCAGATTGAAGTCCCCCAGGCGTCCCGGTATCTTCAGGAGCGAACCCCTTGCACGAACTCCTTACGGCCCCGATCGAGACCATGAACCGATTCGAAGGCACCAGTGCCGACCTTTTGGGCCCGCTCAACGCGGTCGAGCACAAGTACGCGCCGCCGCGGCTCTTCGGCGCCGGCGACCGGTCCGTGCTTTCGCACAGCCCGCGGATCGCCGTCGTCGGATCCCGCCAGGTATCCGACGACGGCGCCACGTTGGCCGCTGCGGTGGCCCGGCAGGTCGTCGATCACGGTGGCCTCGTCGTCAGCGGCCTGGCCCTCGGGGTCGATGGCATCGCCCACCGGACCGCCATGGAGTCCGGCGGCCGGACTCTGGCGGTCATCGGGACACCCCTGGACCGCTCGTATCCTCGCGAACATCGGGACCTTCAGGACCGGATCCAGCACGACCATCTCGTCCTCACCCAGTTCGCCGATGGCAGCCCGGTTCAGCGCCAGAACTTCGTCCTGCGCAATCGGACGATGGCACTGGTGTCCCACGGCACCATCATCATCGAAGCGTCCGAGTCGAGCGGCACCAAGCATCAGGGGTGGGAGGCGATCCGCCTGGGCCGCATCCTGTTCCTGCCGCGGGGA is a genomic window of bacterium containing:
- a CDS encoding DNA-processing protein DprA, whose protein sequence is MNRFEGTSADLLGPLNAVEHKYAPPRLFGAGDRSVLSHSPRIAVVGSRQVSDDGATLAAAVARQVVDHGGLVVSGLALGVDGIAHRTAMESGGRTLAVIGTPLDRSYPREHRDLQDRIQHDHLVLTQFADGSPVQRQNFVLRNRTMALVSHGTIIIEASESSGTKHQGWEAIRLGRILFLPRGLAEAEFDWPRQLIEYGAIVFDGVAELREALDEFLPSRPGTEDRREVPL
- the mazF gene encoding endoribonuclease MazF, whose protein sequence is MVAPRRRSGYVPSRGDVVWLEFDPQAGAEQSGRRPALVVSPRAYNGRVGLALCCPLTTRVKGYPFEVALPAGSPAEGVVLADQLKSLDWRARRAKKFAEVPDAVLAEVLGKIGTLVGWGPER